A segment of the Canis lupus dingo isolate Sandy chromosome 15, ASM325472v2, whole genome shotgun sequence genome:
TAATAAGAACTAGGAATTGTGCTAAGTAAGCCACAAAGATGATCCCAAGGAATTActagtttttttccattttacggGTGAGAACAATCAAGGCCACACATAAAATGACAATGAGTTTTAACTCAGGAAACAGACTACGGAGCCCCagtttttaaaaccacaaatCAGAGGAGTGAACTGATCAGATTTCAGAAAGATTCCCTCTAGCCGCTGCGTTAGGAGTgggtgggagaaggagagcagCAATCCTGTAAATCAGAATAATGAAGGAGGTTGTCTAGGTACTGAGGCAGCACTACGGCAGAGGCTGCGGGGATCGGGGTGGCATATGTGAGAAACACTTGACAATTTTAAGTGCTTGATGTGGATTAGACGTAATCCTCCGTGGGGCAAGACCAATACCGCGGTCTGGGTCTTGAGGGCAGGACGCGCAGGAGACCCTCGCAGAGACCCCAGAGTAACAGGGGCATTGGGGCCTCGACACCGCCGCCCTCGGCTCCCCGACCCTAACGGTCGGCAGCAGGGAGGGGGATCCCAACCTTCCGAGCCCGAGCCCGCCCACCGCGAGGGAAAGTGCTGAGTCATTCTGGCGGGGCGCgttggctggggcgggggcggggccagatcccccttccctctcctcctcctgcacccccagcccGCTCTGACTCTCGCGAGAGCCCCGCAGGCTATAAAGGCAGCGCCCCGCGCTCGCCTCACGCGTCTTCTTCCTGACTGGTTATCGGCGGTTAGTCTCCTCAGCGCTGGTGAGAAGGTTCTCCACGCCCCGGTCGTCGTCTTTTCCTGGTTCTCCCAGGGTCTTGCCCTACTTGGCTTGGGTGCTGTGACGGGGGAGGTGGCTGGACGAGGTCTGGCGCTCGAGAGTAGTTAGGCGGTCCGCGCGCCCTCCCTTACGGACGCGGGGACCTGTTTAAACCCTGAGGCTAACGTCGGTTCGAGTTTCCTCTTCCCCCGGCAACCCGAGCGGAGGGCGCTCATTGGCGCGGCGAGGGGGCCTCGTGGTAGTGGTGGGCTCTCCTCAGCTAGGCTCCTTCCGGGCGGGGCGGGCTCAGGAATCTTCTAGAGTGGACCTGGAAACTGACCTGAGGCTACCCGCCTGTCGTGTGGTGGAGGTGATGACTGTTCCCGGCCCTCCGCTGGGCCTACATGGGCAGTTTCCGGTACTGATTTCCTACCCTGGCTTTATTTTTTGCGTTTGTGTAATAGGGTTGTAGTGATCTCAAATTTGTCaagactgcttttttttcttttttttttagggggggcgGCTAGTGCTTTCCTAAGTGCTGTGGTGGGGTTTCTCATGGGAGCGGCAGGAGGGAACCTGAAGCGGGATTTGGGGGCGTGCCTTTAGCCTTGGAAGTTCATGGGCAGATCCACCGAGGCCCACGCCGCCTTGAGGTCTAAGGGCCTTTACCCCGCCGAGTCGGTCTTTAGTGGACGTGAGAACCACGTGGAAAAGCAGGTTTGGATGAGGAGGTCGTTTATGTTAGGATCACACACCCCCTCTATATTTGGTCGCCAAATTGCAACTTGCcttactaggtttttttttttttttttaaaaggcgtTAGCAATAGAAAGTTTGCAATAATAGATGCTTGGTTTTATGCACCAAAAAAGTTTGGGATTTGGGAAATTAGCTTCTTGAGCCTTTCAAACTGATGACTTACTGGTTTACATCTTAATTCCTTAACTTTGTGTTGACCTGAGTGAATCCAGTGCAGCATTGCTTTTTAGCAATGATTTGTTTTgcagtaaggattttttttaaggttaagtaatctctaaatcCAGCATGGAGCTCtaacccacagccctgagataGAGTCACATGcttccaaccaactgagccagctaggcttCCCAGCAATAGACCCTTGTTCCACTTGCTGCTCCAGAATCCTGGCCCTGAGGTCAGaaacccacctttttttttttttttttttttaaagattttatttctttattcgtagagacagagagaaaggggcagaggcacaagcaggctccatgcagggagcctgacatgggactcgatccagggtctccaggatcacaccccaggctgcaggcggcgctaaaccgctgcgccaccggggctgcccagaaacctACTTTTGAAAGGACTTCTAGGGCTTAAACACAACCCTTGAAGTTTTGCAATTTAGCAGATGGGAATCATGTCTCTTAAAGACTTGGATTAGGGGGGcagcccctctgcctgcctctctctctctctgcctctgaataaattaaaaaaacaaaaacaaaaacaaaaacagaaaaccagagtTGGATTAGGGGTGTGCGGTCTTTTGGGCAAATGTACCTGGAGAAAGGTCATGTGGACTTCTTGAATTCTGAAGACAGATAAAGATGCAGTCCAGAGAAAGGGCAACATGACCACTTCTAGAGATCAGACATTCTGTTTGTGGAATTGTTCATTTGGGCTCAGCTTTGATATCGAACCTTCTTTTTCTGGAGCTTTTTGCATAATGAGAGTACAGAAGAAAATGTCACTGCATAAATGATCGTTTAGGAAAAGTAAGAGgttacttcaatttttaaaaattgctgtttttaaaggaaaacaaaagctgatGTTCAGAGaagtattctgattttttttttaaagagttatttatttattcatccagagagtgaagaaagaggcagagacacaggcagagggagaagcaggctccatgcaggaagcccgacgtgggactcgatcctgggtctccaggatcacaccccgggctgcagccggcgctgaactgctgcgccaccggggctgccctgattttttttgttttaagagtgAGTCTTCTAGcgcaggggaagggaagagagagaaagaattttaagcaggctcggTGCTTAGCCTTGAGTTCATGAACTGGgtttaaatcaagagtcagacgtttatttttttatttttattttattttattattattattttttaatttttatttatttatgatagtcacagagagagagaggcagagacataggcagagggagagggagagggagaagcaggctccatgcaccgggagcccgatgtgggactcgatcccgggtctccaggatcgcgccctgggccaaaggcaggcgctaaaccgctgcgccacccagggttcccttattttatttttttaagagtcagatgtttaaaggactgacccacccaggcgccctgtaatatttggttttgtttcataaGTTAGAAAGCTCAGTTTTCTGAGCTTTCTCAGATGCGTCttactaatataaaaaaattagtatgtATATTTAGGGCCACTggataattcttttattttgtagctAAGTGTCTAGGTAGAAGGGTGTTGGTTACTTAGAAAAATAAGGCTTGTTTCTAAtttacttcctcttttctccaGCCCATAGCAAGATGTCTTCAGGAAATGCCAAAATTGGGCATCCTGCTCCCAACTTCAAAGCCACAGCTGTTATGCCAGATGGCCAGTTCAAAGACCTCAGCCTATCTGACTACAAAGGTAAGAGTAATTATATTAGatttattaaaatggaattattttaccATCTAGGATGGATCATTAGATTTCTGTATATCTGTTAGGTTTGATTGTAAAACGACTTCTCCCTCCTAGGTCAGTCTTCAGAGTAGGTGGCTGTTTTTATGTTGAAGTGATGTAGTGATTACCAACCATGATGACGGATAATCCTGTAGGTTCAGACTGCTTACGGGAAAAGCCCATGCTTTGTTATGCCTGGACATAATAGCTCAATTATTTTCTCAGTACTCCTCAATTCTATTGGAGATACTCCTTGAAAGCTCAagtcttggggcgcctgggtggctcagttaggcatctgcctttggcttctgtcatgatcccagatctggAGCACTTAATccagctccttgctgagcagggagtctgcttctccctctcttccccccaccccacccccttgtgTGCACATACTCTCTGTTCCTTCAAGTCTTTGGAGCTTACACCATTAATTTTTTGAGATAtgtatgtcagaaaaaaaaaaaagagatgtataTCAGAGTTGCTGTATTATTAGCAGAGGCTTAGGCATATTCTCCTGACTGTTTTGCCCTAAGAGAAGAGTTGgaacagttttcttttcctgttaagTTTCAGGTAGACCTTGGCAATCTGATAaagctcttcctctttttttttaaaccttgcaGTCCTGGAATGAGGGGAGGGTTTTTCTGAGATAGTTGATGTACAGATTCCTTGAAATGCAAATCTGAAACTCAGGTGTTAAGTGTACCTTTTAACTTAGTGGTGCAGTAATTAGTTCCTGGATTCAGTTTATGGGAGGAACGTGTGACTAAGGTTTCCTAACACATCACACTTGTTTGGAATGAGAAGCAGTTAAGAAGGGGCCCAATGGAGGGAAGAAGCTTCTCTGGCAAACAAGGTAAGTAGCACCACTGGGAGGTGACCTTGGCCCAAGGGTAAAGGCAGGAGGTTTAGAAAGAGCTGTTCTCTGTTCCTCCAGGGCTTGACCTGCTGAGGCTTCAAAGTGCTTGTTAGGTAAAGCCCTGGAGAGGTTGTTTAGATGAGGGAGTTTCttgtgattttggttttcttttctttttctttttttttttttttttgattttggttttcaaaGTAAATCTCCAAAAAGTTTTTGATTTTCAGACATTGCTGCTACCTGGAAATGAGTGAATATTTGGCACTGTTTCAGTAACGCGGCCTCTTAGGTGTGGTGAGAGGCTGGTTGGCCAGTTGAATATATACTTCTACTGGTAATCTGCATGAGTTTTGGAAAATTTAAGCTAGAGATCCTGTTGCTTTATcaggattttttaatttttgcctcaGACATTTTGTTGTCTAACTAGGCTTGTTAGGAACATATTtgtggtgatttatttttttaattttatttttattattttttattatttatttattcatgagagacacaggcagagacctaggcagagggagaagcaggccccatgcagggagcccggtgtgggactcccgggactccaggatcaagctgtgggccaaaggcaggccctgagccatccagggatcccttgtgttgattttttttttttttttttaaagatcatttaaatCTTACTGTCCTGTAATTGTGGTTCATAGTGGACTAAGTGTTAAAGGCTTTAGTTTCTCTTTGGTCTCTATTGACTTGCATAGAATCCAGGATTTGAGGTTTTCCTATGCATTCATTTTAAGCGTTGGCATCAGACTATCTAGTTAGGTAAATTGCATCCTTGGTTTTGCTGTTTTTCATTGGAGAACTTAGTGTTGTGCTAATTGTAACTATTTAGAGATGAAAATCAGACTGAACAGTGTTTATCTTCTAATTGGCAGCTAATGGGGAGGcaggaaaataaagcacaaaaatgaaaggaactttttttttccatgcaggCTCTCCTACCACAAAATTTTCTAAAGGTAGCTGCTGGGAGACCTCTGTGTTCAGTTTTGGCATTTAGCAGTTGTTGTCTACCATCAACTTAaggcttccttaaaaaaaaaaaaaaaaaattccatgggaAAAGGTCTTTAGggttttactgttcttttttttttttttttttgatactttattacttttttcaaagattcatttatttcatagttGAGAGTGTGCCTCCTGTGCAAGGGGGGTAAGGAGAGCCTCTCAAGCAGACCTCGTTCTGAGTGTGGAGTccaccttgaaatcatgacctgatccaaaatcgaagagttggatgctcaacagactgagccacctgggcacctcaagattttatttttaagtaatctgtacagctaacatgggactcaaactcaaccctgagatcaagagtcctgcAGGAGCACTGTGGTTAAGAgtatgacttttgattttggcttaggttgtgaacTTGGTTGTGACCTTGAGCCTCCTCTCCTGTTGGGCtctgctgggcgtggagcctgcttaagattccctctctccttctctccctgtggCCCCCTCCCCAAAAGTCATGTACtccaccaggtgccccttggtgTTTATGCTTTGTAAAATAAAgtgttctccttctctccctgtggCCCCCTCCCCAAAAGTCATGTACtccaccaggtgccccttggtgTTTATGctttgtaaaataagaaagtgtcttttctttcttttcctttctttccttttattcatgagagacagaggcagagggagaagcaggttccatgcaaggagcccagggcggaactcaattccaggatcatgccctgggccgaaggcaggtgccaaacctctgagccacccagggatcccccaggaagTGTGTTTCAAAGGCAAACTTGtggctctttttcttcctccaggaAAATATGTTGTATTCTTCTTTTATCCTCTTGACTTCACCTTTGTGTGCCCCACGGAGATCATTGCTTTCAGTGACAGGgcagaagaatttaagaaactcaACTGTCAAGTGATTGGTGCTTCTGTGGATTCTCATTTCTGTCACCTGGCTTGGTAAATCTCGTGGTTGATTTCACATATAAACTTTGAACCAAGTAGTAAATGGGACTGGTGTGGCTTTGACAATTGACTTGCTCAAGTATTGCCTTCTGGCTCCTGATGGGAGTGCAAAGGCGctctgatttcttcctttattttttacctgGCAGCTGAGGAGAAGCAGCTTTGGGTTGCAGCTGAGTGTACCCTGGTGACGTTAACAGTCGTCAGGCACTCACTTTACTGTtggaaaaaattttgttttttgggataATTAGATTAGGAATGCTGGAAAAATGGGAAGGAATAAAGTTAATGCTTTTGCTACACAGTAGTTTGAATGaatgtgattgtgtgtgtgcCTTTTGCTGTAGGATCAACACACCCAAGAAACAAGGTGGACTGGGACCCATGAACATTCCCTTGGTATCAGACCCCAAGCGTACCATTGCTCAGGACTATGGAGTCTTAAAGGCTGATGAAGGCATCTCGTTCAGGTATACACCTGCCAGGGGGCTGACATTTCATCAAAATTATCTAatagatgggcagcccgggtggctcagtggtttagcaccgccttcagcccagggcctgatcctggagacccggaatccagtcccatgtcaggctccctgcagggagcctgcttctccctctgcctgtgtctctgtctctctgtctctctgtctctctgtctctctctctctgtgtgtctctcacgaataaataataaaattaaatcttcaaaaaaaccccaagcaAACCAATTGACTTGAGAGCCTTTTGGAGAAAGGTAGAGGCCTGATCTgtaaactctttttcttttccccccctcAGTTAATTTGCTGAACAATAATTGACTTATATCACtatataaaatttacttattttcaattatgtttttatttttagagagggggcagagagaaaaatctcaagtagaagtagactccatgctggagctggacatggggcttgatcttttgaccctgagatcatgacctgagccaaaatcaatagttggatgctagggtgcctgggtggctcagtggttgagggtctgccttcagctcagggcatgatcccagagtactgggatggagttccacattgggcttcccaaggatcgtgcttctccctcttgcctatgtctctgcctctctctctctctctctctctctctctctctctgtctctctctctctctctctctctcgaactaaagaaaaaaaaaagttggatgcttaactgaatgagccacccaggtgcccctcttagttattttttaaagattttttttttaagattttatttatttattgagacgggggagggggggcagagacacaggcagagggagaagcaggctccatgcagggaacccgacatgggacttgatcctgggtctccaggatcacaccccgggctgcaggtggccaCGCTAAACGACTgtgccatcggggctgccctattttttaaatattttgagtccACTCTACCtaacgtggggtttgaactcacaacctcaagactgagttgcatgctccactgagtgagccagccagtaCTCCCTTTAATGTATAAACTGTACAACACgatgatttcatttcattattcctttaaaaaagaaaagtggctcagtggttgagtgtctttgtttcatgtacacatacatttttttttttaagattttatttattcatgagacataggcagggagaagcaggctccatgcagagggagcctgatgggggactcaatctcgggactccaggatcatgcccctataaatacaatcttaaaaaaaaaaaaaaaaaaagcataggacTCTGATCTTGGTATAGagattggtttttcttttcacagagaaagagtcagacacataggcaaagggagaagtaagctccctgtagtgagcccgatgcgggacttgatcccagtaccctgggaacaacatgacttgagccaaaggccagatgctcaaccagtgagccacccaggtgccacccctgccctttttatttttattttattttttttttattatttttaaagacctatttattcatagagacagagagagagaggcagagacacaggcagagggagaagcaggctccacgcagggagcccaacatgggacttgatcctgggtctccaggatcacaccctgggctgaaggtggcactaaactgctgagccacctgggctgcccttcttaTTTCATTCTCTATGCAGGAAGAAGACAAAGCCAGTGCAAGTCTGGGAGAGGCCAGCAGATAATCCTTTCTATTGAGTTTGTGTTCTAACAAAGCGATTTCTAAACCTGTGTTGCATTTCCCTCAAACTTTCAATCTCTTTTTCCCAGGGGCCTCTTTATCATTGATGATAAAGGTATCCTTCGGCAGATCACTGTAAACGACCTTCCTGTTGGTCGCTCTGTGGATGAGACACTGCGACTGGTTCAGGCCTTCCAGTTTACTGACAAGCATGGGGAAGGTAAGCCAATCCACCTGCTGACTTGACAACAGAATGGTAGGTAGGATAGGAAAGATGGCAGGAACAAGGTCTACCAAATAAAAGTgtcttttcaagaaattaaaatctcTGGATTATAGTGGGTGGTTTGGTGAGGTAATGGAAAAGTTCAGGGAGGATAATATAAAGGCATTTTGTTGAAGCTGCATAGTTCCAGCTTTTGCCCTGCTCATTTAGAATCACTGTTGCAGCTGTTAACTTACTAAAGGCATGTAGGAGGATCTCCTAGGTGTGTAGAAGGGCAAAACGAAAAGTTTGAGAATTCCATCTTGACATATAGCATGCCATTCTTGACAAGTGTTTATTGGGAGAAGAGATTAATCCCTTTGATCCATATTCGttgtactgtttttgtttttgttttttaaagtaatacatggccctgggccaaagacaggcgctaaaccgctgagccactcagggatccccccccttttttttaaatttaatttattcataagagacccagagagaggcacagacaaaggcagagggagaagcaggctcaattccatgcagagagcctgatgtgggactggatcttcaggaccacagcctgggctgaaggcagtgctaaaccactgagcacctgggctgccccccccccc
Coding sequences within it:
- the PRDX1 gene encoding peroxiredoxin-1 isoform X2, with product MSSGNAKIGHPAPNFKATAVMPDGQFKDLSLSDYKGKYVVFFFYPLDFTFVCPTEIIAFSDRAEEFKKLNCQVIGASVDSHFCHLAWINTPKKQGGLGPMNIPLVSDPKRTIAQDYGVLKADEGISFRGLFIIDDKGILRQITVNDLPVGRSVDETLRLVQAFQFTDKHGEVCPAGWKPGSDTIKPDVQKSKEYFSKQK
- the PRDX1 gene encoding peroxiredoxin-1 isoform X1; translation: MQEARRGTRSWVSRITPRAAAGAELLRHRGCPDFFCFKTHSKMSSGNAKIGHPAPNFKATAVMPDGQFKDLSLSDYKGKYVVFFFYPLDFTFVCPTEIIAFSDRAEEFKKLNCQVIGASVDSHFCHLAWINTPKKQGGLGPMNIPLVSDPKRTIAQDYGVLKADEGISFRGLFIIDDKGILRQITVNDLPVGRSVDETLRLVQAFQFTDKHGEVCPAGWKPGSDTIKPDVQKSKEYFSKQK